One window of Anaeromusa acidaminophila DSM 3853 genomic DNA carries:
- a CDS encoding phage holin family protein, which yields MDYTQIELRIMALFSGIGAAFSFLVGGVDKLVTALLIFVALDYLTGLIAAWKTATLDSKKGFDGIKRKFVMLIIIIMAHWIDVSIFGISTCRSMVIFAYLGNEGLSIIENLDRMGYSEYIPLFIRDKLIQLRKEKKSLNDRT from the coding sequence ATGGATTATACGCAAATAGAACTGCGCATTATGGCTCTATTTTCAGGCATAGGAGCAGCGTTTTCTTTTCTAGTTGGCGGTGTTGATAAGCTTGTTACGGCACTTTTGATTTTTGTAGCACTAGATTATTTGACGGGGTTAATTGCGGCATGGAAGACGGCAACGCTTGATAGCAAAAAAGGATTTGACGGGATCAAACGTAAGTTTGTCATGTTAATTATCATTATTATGGCGCATTGGATTGATGTTAGTATTTTTGGTATTAGCACTTGCCGATCTATGGTAATATTTGCATATTTGGGAAACGAAGGACTTAGTATTATCGAAAATCTAGATCGTATGGGATATAGCGAATATATTCCACTATTTATTCGCGACAAGCTAATACAGCTTCGTAAAGAAAAAAAGTCATTGAATGACAGAACGTAG
- a CDS encoding recombinase family protein — protein MRVKIVTPKSELLEVKKLKVCAYARVSSDSLKQEDSLENQTSTYERLISSNPDYEFAGVYADQGISGYCENRPAFQSMLEKAKNHEIDLIITKSVSRFARNTVTVLKVARELKELGIGIFFEEQNINTLSGDGEMMLAVLASFAQEESRSMSENNKWTMKKKFERGEIMVNTTRFMGYDKNEFGELVINREQAKIVRRIFDMYLSGIGMFRIAALLNDENVPTITGGKWYEGTIRGMLKNEKYKGDCILQKYYTPENRRNTSVRNNGEVQSYYIEENHPAIVSKAEWDKVQQIMQRHKEQRKIAADGTDKYKNRYPLSGILICPYCGKALRRKQVYNKRIEWWCSTYIHDGKTACKGVKISDEEASKQNITEPTVVEEVKINGEKYYSYTSKEEFDRGIRNKPSDRPNKDGGILPRIHRPRRTAIKL, from the coding sequence ATGCGAGTGAAAATTGTTACACCAAAATCAGAGTTGTTGGAAGTTAAAAAGCTTAAGGTATGTGCGTATGCCCGTGTATCATCGGATAGCTTGAAACAGGAAGATTCTCTTGAGAACCAGACTTCCACATATGAAAGGCTGATTTCATCCAACCCTGATTATGAGTTCGCGGGGGTGTATGCGGATCAAGGCATTTCAGGTTATTGTGAGAACCGCCCTGCATTCCAGTCGATGCTTGAAAAAGCAAAGAACCATGAGATAGATTTGATTATAACTAAGTCGGTTTCCCGTTTCGCTCGAAACACAGTCACTGTATTAAAGGTGGCAAGAGAACTGAAGGAACTTGGAATCGGGATTTTCTTTGAAGAACAGAATATCAATACTTTATCAGGGGACGGTGAGATGATGCTTGCCGTCCTCGCTTCTTTTGCTCAGGAAGAATCTAGAAGCATGAGCGAGAACAATAAATGGACAATGAAGAAAAAATTTGAGCGTGGTGAAATTATGGTGAATACCACCCGCTTCATGGGATATGACAAAAATGAATTCGGAGAGCTGGTCATAAACCGTGAACAGGCTAAGATTGTCCGCAGGATTTTTGATATGTATCTCAGTGGAATAGGGATGTTCCGAATTGCAGCTCTATTAAATGATGAGAACGTACCGACTATTACAGGCGGGAAGTGGTATGAAGGAACGATCAGAGGAATGCTCAAGAATGAAAAATACAAAGGTGATTGTATTCTTCAAAAGTATTACACCCCCGAAAACCGAAGGAATACAAGCGTTAGGAACAACGGTGAAGTCCAGAGTTATTATATTGAAGAAAACCATCCGGCTATTGTCAGCAAGGCAGAATGGGATAAGGTGCAGCAGATTATGCAAAGACACAAGGAACAGCGGAAAATTGCTGCGGATGGTACGGATAAGTACAAAAACCGCTACCCACTTTCGGGTATTCTCATCTGCCCTTATTGCGGTAAGGCATTAAGGCGAAAACAGGTATACAACAAGAGAATAGAATGGTGGTGTTCCACATATATTCACGATGGAAAAACTGCCTGCAAGGGCGTTAAAATATCGGACGAGGAAGCATCAAAACAGAATATCACAGAGCCTACTGTGGTTGAGGAGGTAAAAATAAATGGCGAGAAATATTACAGTTATACCAGTAAGGAAGAATTCGACAGGGGTATCAGAAATAAACCAAGCGACCGCCCAAATAAAGATGGCGGCATACTGCCGCGTATCCACAGACCAAGAAGAACAGCTATCAAGCTATGA
- a CDS encoding N-acetylmuramoyl-L-alanine amidase family protein, protein MRVVIDPGHAGRNIDPGAVNKTTGLQEADIALSVSRLVEKYLRAVGYEVKLTRTDFEQVETDDLSYRTTLANDWSADIFISLHCNSATNQKAKGYEVWTSPGNTCGDKLATCVYGKIAEEFPDRAGRADYSDGDPDKEDRFYVLSYTEAPACLVEMAFISNDEEAALLVDAKWQDRYARAIARGVTDYFLEQEG, encoded by the coding sequence ATGAGAGTAGTAATAGATCCAGGCCATGCGGGAAGAAATATTGATCCGGGTGCTGTAAACAAAACAACAGGTTTACAAGAAGCAGATATTGCACTAAGCGTTTCACGTCTAGTAGAAAAATATTTGCGTGCAGTAGGCTATGAGGTGAAACTAACCAGAACTGACTTCGAACAAGTAGAAACGGATGATTTAAGCTATCGGACAACTTTGGCTAATGACTGGAGTGCCGATATTTTTATTTCACTTCATTGTAATAGTGCGACAAATCAAAAAGCAAAAGGCTATGAGGTTTGGACTTCGCCAGGCAACACATGCGGAGATAAACTTGCAACTTGTGTATATGGAAAAATCGCTGAGGAGTTTCCAGATCGTGCAGGCAGAGCAGATTACTCTGACGGTGATCCTGATAAAGAAGATCGATTTTATGTGCTCAGTTATACAGAAGCTCCGGCTTGTTTGGTTGAGATGGCATTCATTTCAAATGATGAAGAAGCCGCTTTGTTGGTTGATGCTAAATGGCAAGATAGATATGCTAGGGCAATTGCACGAGGGGTGACTGATTATTTTTTAGAACAGGAGGGATAA